A window of Methanocaldococcus vulcanius M7 genomic DNA:
TCCGTTAATTTCTTGAAATGAGTATTTACATATTTAACTTTTTACTATCACATTTTTATGAGATGAAGAAGATGGTTTAAACTTTTTAAAATTGCATATCTACCTATAACTTTAAGTATCCTTTTCCTAATAATCAATTAAGGTTTTTAAAGTTAATGGTTATATATGGTGAAAACATGGAAGAGAAGATTTTACCAATTGCATTAAGAAATGCCATCAAATATAATGGAAAGGCAAATCCAAAGGCAGTTTTAGGAATATTTTTATCAGAGAATCCAGAATATAGAAGTAAAGCAAAAGAACTATTGCCTATTATTGAAAAAGTTGTTGAAGAAGTTAATAAACTCTCATTAGAAGATATTAAGAAAAAGCTGGAAGAGATAGGGGATGACTCCAAAGATAAAGAAAAAAGAAAAAAAGATAGGGATTTGGAATTACCAAATGTTAAAGATAAGGTTGTTATGAGATTTGCTCCTAACCCTTCAGGGCCTCTACATATAGGACATGCAAGAGCTGCTGTTCTAAACGATTACTTTGTTAAAAAGTATGGTGGAAAATTAATTTTAAGATTGGAAGATACAGACCCAAAGAGAGTTCTACCAGAGGCATATGACATGATTAAAGAGGACTTGGAATGGTTGGGAGTTAAAGTTGATGAGGTTGTTATACAATCAGATAGAATGGAAATTTATTATGAATATGGTAGAAAATTGATTGAAATGGGAAAGGCATATGTTTGCGACTGCAATCCAGAAGAATTTAGGGAATTGAGAAATAAAGGAATTCCTTGTAAGTGTAGAGATAGAGATATTGAGGATAACTTAGAACTCTGGGAAAAGATGCTCAATGGAGAGCTTGAAAATGTAGCTGTCAGATTAAAAACAGACATAAAGCATAAAAACCCATCAATTAGGGACTTTCCAATATTTAGGATTGAAAAAACTCCACACCCAAGAACTGGAGATAAATACTGCGTTTATCCTTTAATGAACTTTTCTGTGCCAGTTGATGATTATCTATTAGGCATGACCCATGTTTTGAGAGGAAAAGACCACATTGTAAATACTGAGAAGCAAGCTTATATTTACAAATACTTTGGTTGGGAAATGCCTAACTTCATCCACTATGGGATTTTGAAGATAGAGGATATTGTTTTAAGCACTTCATCAATGTATAAGGGAATTAAAGAAGGGCTTTATACTGGATGGGATGATGTTAGGTTAGGAACTTTAAGGGCTTTAAGAAGAAGAGGCATTAAAGCTGAGGCAATATATGAGATAATGAAAAGAATTGGGATTAAACAGGCAGATGTTAAGTTTTCTTGGGAGAATTTATACGCTATAAACAAGGAGCTTATAGATAAAGATGCAAGGAGATTCTTCTTTGTCTGGAATCCGAAGAAACTTATTATCGAAGGAGCTGAGAAAAAGGTCTTAAAGCTTAGAATGCATCCAGATAGGCCTGATTTTGGAGAGAGGGAGTTAATATTTGATGGAGAGGTTTATGTTGTTGGAGATGAGTTGGAGGAGAATAAGATGTATCGGCTGATGGAACTATTTAATATAGTTGTTGAGAAGGTTGATGATATTGCATTAGCAAAATATCACTCAGATGACTTTAAAATAGCAAGAAAAAATAAAGCTAAGATTATACACTGGATTCCTGTAAAGGGTAGCATTAAAGTTAAGGTTTTAATGCCTAATGGTGAGACAAAGGAGGGCTTTGCTGAAAAGGACTTTGCTAAGGTAGAGGTTGATGATATTATTCAGTTTGAGAGGTTTGGATTTGTTAGAATAGATAAGAAGGATGAAAATGGATTCGTATGTTGCTATGCTCATAGATGAAGTTAAGTGTCTTGATGAGAGTTAAATACAAATGCAAATGTTTAAGTATAATGATCAATGACTACTGATTAATAACTTAATATTCAATATTATTATTTTAAATTATTATAATTGATTAAAAATTTATAGTATAATTTAAATTTGGATAATTAAGCAATATCAAAAGAAGCTATACTACTCTATCTAAAAATACCATATTATAAAGAGAATAGGAAGTAAACCTAAAAATTCCCACGTATTAAAATTTAAAAATTTAATAAGGGTTAAAAATTGCCTTTGGTGATGTTAATGAAATTTTTAGGAAACGATACAGTTGAAATAAAAGACGGAAGATTTTTTATAGATGGGTATGATGCAGTTGAGTTAGCTGAGAAGTTTGGAACTCCTCTATATGTAATGTCAGAAGAGCAAATAAAGATAAACTACAACAAATACATTGAAGCATTTAAAAGATGGGAAGAAGAGACAGGGAAAGAGTTTGTTGTTGCCTATGCATATAAGGCAAATGCAAATTTAGCCATAACGAGATTATTATCTAAACTTGGCTGTGGAGCAGATGTTGTTAGTGGAGGAGAGTTGTATATAGCAAAGTTATCAAATGTCCCTTCAAGGAAAATTGTATTTAACGGAAACTGTAAAACTAAGGAAGAGATCATAATGGGAATTGAGACAAAGATAAGATCTTTCAACGTTGATAGTATAAGCGAATTAATTCTAATCAATGAAACAGCAAAAGAGTTAGGAGAAACAGCAAATATAGCATTTAGAATAAACCCCAACGTTAACCCAAAGACACATCCAAAGATCTCAACTGGTTTAAAGAAGAATAAGTTTGGCTTGGATGTTGAATCAGGGGTAGCTTTGAAAGCAATAAAAATGGCAACTGAGATGGAGCATGTGAATGTTGTTGGAGTTCACTGCCATATTGGTTCTCAATTAACAGATATAAGCCCGTTTATTGAAGAGGCAAGAAAGGTTATGGATTTCGTTGTTGAGTTAAAAAAAGAAGGAATAGAGATTGAAGATGTTAATTTAGGTGGAGGTTTAGGAATTCCTTATGAGAAAGATAAGCAAATTCCAACTCAGAAGGACTTAGCCGATGCGATAATAAACACCCTCCTTGAATATAAAGACAAGGTTGAGATGCCAAACTTAATTTTAGAGCCAGGAAGAAGTTTGGTAGCAACTGCCGGCTATCTATTGGGAAGAGTTCATCACATAAAAGAAACACCTATAACAAAGTGGGTTATGATCGATGCAGGGATGAACGATATGATGAGACCGGCAATGTATGAGGCATATCACCACATA
This region includes:
- the gltX gene encoding glutamate--tRNA ligase, with the translated sequence MEEKILPIALRNAIKYNGKANPKAVLGIFLSENPEYRSKAKELLPIIEKVVEEVNKLSLEDIKKKLEEIGDDSKDKEKRKKDRDLELPNVKDKVVMRFAPNPSGPLHIGHARAAVLNDYFVKKYGGKLILRLEDTDPKRVLPEAYDMIKEDLEWLGVKVDEVVIQSDRMEIYYEYGRKLIEMGKAYVCDCNPEEFRELRNKGIPCKCRDRDIEDNLELWEKMLNGELENVAVRLKTDIKHKNPSIRDFPIFRIEKTPHPRTGDKYCVYPLMNFSVPVDDYLLGMTHVLRGKDHIVNTEKQAYIYKYFGWEMPNFIHYGILKIEDIVLSTSSMYKGIKEGLYTGWDDVRLGTLRALRRRGIKAEAIYEIMKRIGIKQADVKFSWENLYAINKELIDKDARRFFFVWNPKKLIIEGAEKKVLKLRMHPDRPDFGERELIFDGEVYVVGDELEENKMYRLMELFNIVVEKVDDIALAKYHSDDFKIARKNKAKIIHWIPVKGSIKVKVLMPNGETKEGFAEKDFAKVEVDDIIQFERFGFVRIDKKDENGFVCCYAHR
- the lysA gene encoding diaminopimelate decarboxylase is translated as MKFLGNDTVEIKDGRFFIDGYDAVELAEKFGTPLYVMSEEQIKINYNKYIEAFKRWEEETGKEFVVAYAYKANANLAITRLLSKLGCGADVVSGGELYIAKLSNVPSRKIVFNGNCKTKEEIIMGIETKIRSFNVDSISELILINETAKELGETANIAFRINPNVNPKTHPKISTGLKKNKFGLDVESGVALKAIKMATEMEHVNVVGVHCHIGSQLTDISPFIEEARKVMDFVVELKKEGIEIEDVNLGGGLGIPYEKDKQIPTQKDLADAIINTLLEYKDKVEMPNLILEPGRSLVATAGYLLGRVHHIKETPITKWVMIDAGMNDMMRPAMYEAYHHIINCKVKDEKEKVSIAGGLCESSDVFGRDRELDKPEVGDILAIFDVGAYGISMANNYNARGRPRMILTSKKGVFLIRERETYADLIAKDIVPPHLL